The Quercus robur chromosome 7, dhQueRobu3.1, whole genome shotgun sequence genome has a segment encoding these proteins:
- the LOC126692973 gene encoding transcription factor bHLH48-like: protein MEPNSASYVLGSCPTRPEPEETGLESLQFRDEIQRLMTVPPENASSFTALLELPATQAMQLLHSSPHSAGGGGDEHKPYSSSSFTNGNLTFPSNKALIERAAKFSVYAVAADAEISPETSSVPSNSSANLDKVKTEPAETDSNPGSSNKNQTQKLAKRKEREKKGKESAKKSKNQSCEDAEKLPYVHVRARRGQATDSHSLAERARREKINARMKLLQELVPGCSKISGTALVLDEIINHVQSLQRQVELLSMRLAAVNPRIDCNFDSVFATEGGPLIDSNIPSMVSPLMWPENPFTGNRENFQQPWNFDALQQPLWGREEENHTFITPENSLLSYDSSANSASLHSNQLKMEL, encoded by the exons ATGGAGCCAAATTCAGCAAGCTATGTGCTCGGATCCTgcccaacccgacccgaacccgaggAAACCGGACTCGAATCCCTTCAATTCCGCGACGAAATCCAGCGGCTCATGACCGTGCCGCCGGAGAACGCGAGCTCCTTCACGGCGCTTCTGGAGCTCCCGGCCACTCAGGCCATGCAGCTCCTCCACAGCTCGCCTCACTCCGCCGGCGGCGGAGGCGACGAACACAAACCctactcctcctcctccttcaccAACGGCAATCTCACCTTCCCTTCCAACAAAGCCCTAATCGAACGCGCCGCCAAGTTCTCCGTCTACGCCGTCGCCGCCGACGCCGAGATCTCGCCGGAAACAAGCTCAGTACCGTCGAATTCAAGCGCGAATTTGGACAAAGTAAAGACCGAACCAGCCGAGACCGATTCAAACCCTGGCTCATCAAACAAGAATCAGACTCAGAAGTTGGCGAAGAGAAAGGAACGCGAGAAGAAG GGCAAAGAGAGTGCCAAAAAAAGCAAGAACCAGAGCTGTGAAGATGCAGAGAAGCTTCCTTACGTCCACGTCAGAGCTCGTCGTGGTCAAGCTACGGATAGCCATAGCTTAGCAGAGCGA gcGAGGAGAGAGAAGATTAATGCTCGGATGAAGCTTCTTCAGGAACTGGTCCCCGGGTGCAGTAag ATTTCAGGTACAGCATTGGTTCTGGATGAAATTATCAACCATGTACAGTCGCTACAACGTCAAGTTGAG TTGTTATCAATGAGGCTTGCAGCAGTGAACCCAAGAATTGATTGTAACTTTGACAGTGTATTTGCTACGGAA GGTGGACCTTTAATCGACAGTAACATCCCCAGCATGGTTTCTCCTCTAATGTGGCCAGAAAACCCATTCACTGGAAACAGAGAGAACTTTCAACAGCCATGGAATTTTGATGCACTTCAACAACCACTTTGGGGGAGGGAAGAAGAAAACCATACTTTCATTACTCCAGAGAACTCACTTTTGAGTTATGACTCCTCAGCAAATTCAG